The Sulfurimonas sp. HSL3-2 genome segment CATTAGACAGTCTTAGAAATGCAAAAGACGCATCGTTTGAGGTAGTTATCTCAGAAGCTGCATGTGATGCGGCAAACATCGCTCATATCAGCAGAACATTGACGGATGACGGTCTTTTAGTCACGACTCACCCTTCACTGGACAATATAGAAGAAAACAAGATCATTATGCAGGTGATGGCAAACTACTTTAAGATCATTATGCCTTACCGTTTAGAAGACGGCACTACTCTTCTTTTAGCATCAAAAGCTTACCATCCGACAGCGGATGTGATCCTGCAGCGTGCAGATATGCTTGACGGACTGAACTACTACAACAGCGACATCCATCCGGCGGCTTTTGCTATGGGGAACTATATCCGTAAAGAATATCTTGGAGTCATAAGAAACTAATGGCGTTTAAGTATGCTATCGCATTAACAGGTTCGATCGCCACGGGCAAGAGTACCGTCGCTTCGCTGATGGCACTCAACGGCATGCGCGTCATAGATGCAGATAGCATAAGCCATGAGATCTTAGAGGCAAATGCACAGTGGGTAAAAGAGAACTTCGGTGAAGAGTTTGTCAAAAACGGCAAAGTAGACAGACCCGCTCTTGGAAAACTGATATTTTCAAATAAGGATGCGAAAAAGAAACTCGAAGAGTTTTTACATCCGCTGATACGCCAAGAGATCGAGGCAAGGTCTGAGAAACAGGACAGTTTCAAATTTCCCTACCTCATAGACATCCCGCTGTTTTTTGAGAGTCAGGCATATCCGATCAAAGACAGTGTCGTCGTCTATACTCCTCCTGAACTTCAGCTTGAGCGTTTTATGAAAAGAAACGGCTACTCAAAAGAGGAGTCCTTAAAGCGTATCGCAAGCCAGATGCCTATCGATGAGAAGAAAGAACGTGCGACGTGGGTGATAGACAACTCTAAAGACCTGCCTCATCTTCAAGATGAAGTGGAAAAGTTTGTAAATACCATAAAGGAAAAATACCTATGAATGTAACTAAATACAGTGCAAACGGAAATGATTTTGTTATTTTTCACACATTTTTAAAAAAAGACCGCTCTTCTTTGGCAAAAGAGATCTGCGATCGCCAACACGGTGTAGGTGCCGACGGCCTTATCGTCTTGGTCCCTCATGATGAGTATGACTTTGAATGGGAGTTTTACAACTCTGACGGAAGCACAGCAGAGATGTGTGGAAACGGCAGCCGTGCATGTGCACACTACGCCTTTACAAATGCACTCGCTCCTGCAAAGATGAGCTTTTTGACACTTGCAGGCGTCATCGGTGCAGAAGTAAACGGCACTCTTGTAAAAAGCGAACTCACTCCTCCGAAGATCCTTGATAAAGAGATAGTAGAGGGTGGAAAATCGTGGTGGAAAGTAGATACCGGAGTACCTCATCTTATCACTTTTGATGCGGATATAGAGAACTTTGACATCGCAGAAGCAAGAGAGCTGAGATACAAATACAACGCAAACGTGAATATCGCTGCTGTGAAAGAAAATGGCTTACATGTAAGGACGTATGAGCGCGGTGTAGAAGATGAGACTCTTGCTTGCGGAACAGGTATGGCATCTGCATTTTACAGAGCTTACCAAGAAGGCCGCGTAAAAGAGGAGACAAAAGTGTTTCCAAAAAGCGGAGACACTCTCTTTTTAGGTATCAAAGATGACACCATCACTTTTGCCGGAGATGTAAAAGCCGTATTTACGACTGATTACAACTACTAATCATCATACTTTGTCAGGTTATTATGATTAATGACCTGAGAAAGCTGTTTCGCGTATTTATCCCCGATCTCAGAATATCTGTCAAGTGCTTTGACCAAAAGATGCGGATCATCTGTCTGTACTCTTGCAACCCTGAACTTTTCAAACGCTTTTGATATAGACATGATCCTGTAATACGCTCTTACGGAATCATCGATGCTTTTGAACTTCGTCAGCCATACCGTTCTTTTCCCGTTTTTCTCACTCGCAGCGATCCTCGGTTCTTTTGAATCTACACTATGTACTCCAAAGATGTTGTTTGCTTCGACAAAGAACCTTGACGTCCCCCATGAACTCTCCATCGCAGCTTGCGCAAGGACTATGCTTTGCGGATGCGGTTTTAAAGCCTGCAGCAGTGCTGCATCACTTTTGACCTGATAAAGAGCTTTTAGACGATTGACCTCTTTGAGCTCTTTACCCTCTTTTATGTCTTTGGCTATCCTCTTATATCTTTTCATCAAATGGTTATGCACTTTTTCGACAGCCGGTGCGACAAGATAAAAAAATCTCTCTTTCTTCTCCTGTACCGTCATGTTCTTCGGTACTATATTTGCAACATATTTTGCTTTCTTGTGTTTATGAGTTTCTCCAAAAACAGAGATGCTCAGTAGTAATAATATATAAAGATATTTCAAAAAAATCTTCCCCTTTTTTTTAAATATTTAAGCTCTTAATGAACTCCGTTAATAATAGATCGCGATAATGGTAAACGCAAAGAAAAACATCAGATGAGAGATCCCCTCAAAATAGTTAGTATGTCCTTCATCCGTCGTTTTCCAAGCCAATATGATCGTAAGTATCAATGCCCCTATCTCAAGAGGGTTGAAATCCAATGTCAGCCTGATATCGCTCAAATATGCCAAAAGGACCAAAACAGGTACTGTCAGCAGGATCGAAACAGTCGATGCTCCCATGGCGATATTTACGACACGCTGGATCTCGTCATTTTTAGCGGCCTTGATGGCTGT includes the following:
- the dapF gene encoding diaminopimelate epimerase → MNVTKYSANGNDFVIFHTFLKKDRSSLAKEICDRQHGVGADGLIVLVPHDEYDFEWEFYNSDGSTAEMCGNGSRACAHYAFTNALAPAKMSFLTLAGVIGAEVNGTLVKSELTPPKILDKEIVEGGKSWWKVDTGVPHLITFDADIENFDIAEARELRYKYNANVNIAAVKENGLHVRTYERGVEDETLACGTGMASAFYRAYQEGRVKEETKVFPKSGDTLFLGIKDDTITFAGDVKAVFTTDYNY
- a CDS encoding spermidine synthase; its protein translation is MKDFIYPEMMVHIPLCTHKEPKNILVLSDDAMKLQLEISRHNDMSATTVPVSLDSLRNAKDASFEVVISEAACDAANIAHISRTLTDDGLLVTTHPSLDNIEENKIIMQVMANYFKIIMPYRLEDGTTLLLASKAYHPTADVILQRADMLDGLNYYNSDIHPAAFAMGNYIRKEYLGVIRN
- the coaE gene encoding dephospho-CoA kinase (Dephospho-CoA kinase (CoaE) performs the final step in coenzyme A biosynthesis.) yields the protein MAFKYAIALTGSIATGKSTVASLMALNGMRVIDADSISHEILEANAQWVKENFGEEFVKNGKVDRPALGKLIFSNKDAKKKLEEFLHPLIRQEIEARSEKQDSFKFPYLIDIPLFFESQAYPIKDSVVVYTPPELQLERFMKRNGYSKEESLKRIASQMPIDEKKERATWVIDNSKDLPHLQDEVEKFVNTIKEKYL
- a CDS encoding glucosaminidase domain-containing protein; the encoded protein is MKYLYILLLLSISVFGETHKHKKAKYVANIVPKNMTVQEKKERFFYLVAPAVEKVHNHLMKRYKRIAKDIKEGKELKEVNRLKALYQVKSDAALLQALKPHPQSIVLAQAAMESSWGTSRFFVEANNIFGVHSVDSKEPRIAASEKNGKRTVWLTKFKSIDDSVRAYYRIMSISKAFEKFRVARVQTDDPHLLVKALDRYSEIGDKYAKQLSQVINHNNLTKYDD